A single window of Eucalyptus grandis isolate ANBG69807.140 chromosome 1, ASM1654582v1, whole genome shotgun sequence DNA harbors:
- the LOC120287546 gene encoding uncharacterized protein LOC120287546 — MTTQSRRPGCDDPPASHDGRDDCIRAGKGSKTIKDYSRGDVERDRVDMNPQSYLDCGGTKAFSDEFDRQSLVVREVLRIKKVLDNSQCESDSALYESLRKLQLMTISMDILEKTKIGITLNSLRRKDVSTQIARLAHNITMRWKAMVEEICRSTEDNAVGNSYVDPCKLGEMDRADRPTSSVKNQNITQRCQQKRHEEAGSIANRNQRPNMDKHQATVKPNTSSSINSKKNPASEIGTWKFEKERMLQNSKGITGCKRLFTSRQDVSAKAI; from the exons ATGACGACTCAGAGTCGGCGCCCAGGGTGCGATGATCCGCCTGCGTCGCATGATGGTAGAGATGATTGCATACGCGCAGGTAAAGGAAGCAAAACGATCAAGGACTACAGTAGGGGTGACGTCGAGCGCGATAGGGTGGACATGAACCCGCAAAGCTATCTTGATTGCGGAGGTACTAAGGCATTCAGTGATGAGTTTGACAGACAGTCTCTAGTTGTTCGTGAAGTTCTAAGGATCAAGAAGGTCTTGGACAACAGTCAATGCGAG TCTGATTCCGCACTGTACGAATCATTGAGAAAACTCCAGTTGATGACTATCTCGATGGATATATTGGAG AAAACAAAGATTGGGATTACTCTCAATAGTCTCAGGAGGAAAGATGTATCGACACAGATTGCTCGGCTCGCACACAACATCACTAT GAGATGGAAGGCCATGGTCGAAGAAATCTGCCGCAGCACAGAGGATAATGCTG TTGGAAATTCTTATGTGGATCCTTGCAAACTCGGAGAAATGGATCGTGCTGATAGACCGACATCCTCAGTGAAGAACCAGAACATCACACAACGGTGCCAACAGAAACGCCACGAGGAGGCCGGTTCAATTGCTAACAGGAACCAGAGGCCAAATATGGACAAGCACCAAGCCACTGTGAAGCCCAACACGTCCTCTAGCATCAACTCGAAGAAAAATCCAGCAAGTGAGATTGGGACATGGAAGTTCGAGAAAGAAAGAATGCTTCAAAACTCAAAGGGAATCACGGGGTGCAAAAGACTTTTCACCAGTCGACAAGATGTAAGTGCGAAAGCTATTTAA
- the LOC104425365 gene encoding pentatricopeptide repeat-containing protein At2g35030, mitochondrial — protein sequence MLGLWRSSLSSAKAARRIASALGVSRVCHSTSDSVGFRVRLPSSGAKSDIARSTWLMTKLGKEGRIAEARKVFDEMDGRDEIAWTTLISAYIKCGLIEEARKLFDRVDAKKNVVTWTAMLGGYVKLGRIREAETLFDEMPHRNAVSWNTMIDGYAQNDRVDAALKLFESMPGRNVVSWNTIITALAQRGRIEEARALFYQMPRRDVISWTAMVAGLSKHGMIDEARELFDKMPERNVVSWNAMITGYAQNKRSREALNLFERMPERDVPSWNTMITGLIHNGDIQRARDLFNEMPQRNVVSWTTMITGYVQDGQNEEALKIFLKMMGDDEKRPNQATFVSVLGACSDSAGLGEGKQVHQVICKTPYHDDTFVASALINMYSKCGELVTARKMFNDGLWSQRDLISWNCMIAAYAHHGCGREAITLFNQMIELGFKPDDSTYVGLLSACSHAGLVEEGLECFSRLVQDKSVQLKDDHFACLIDLCGRAGRLEEAFNWIEQVVDKPSACLWGALLAGCNYHGNTEIGKVAAEKLFELEPENAGTYLLLSNIYASTGKWRDAARVRSEMREEGLKKQPGCSWIEVGNTFHVFVVADKSHGQKELIYSLLRDLHLKMRMKRASSVQNDIDVADEDFLEA from the coding sequence ATGTTGGGGTTGTGGAGATCGTCGCTCAGCTCGGCCAAGGCCGCCAGGAGAATCGCATCTGCTCTGGGCGTTTCGAGGGTTTGTCACTCCACAAGCGATTCCGTGGGTTTCAGAGTTCGCTTGCCGAGCAGTGGTGCGAAATCGGACATTGCTCGGTCTACTTGGCTGATGACGAAGCTCGGTAAGGAAGGGAGGATAGCGGAAGCGCGCAAGGTGTTCGATGAAATGGATGGGAGAGATGAGATAGCGTGGACCACTCTGATATCCGCTTATATCAAGTGTGGGTTGATCGAAGAGGCGCGCAAGCTGTTTGATAGGGTAGATGCCAAGAAAAATGTGGTGACTTGGACTGCCATGCTCGGGGGATATGTGAAGTTGGGTAGAATACGTGAAGCGGAGACTTTGTTTGACGAAATGCCCCATAGAAATGCTGTCTCGTGGAACACCATGATTGACGGGTATGCACAAAATGATCGAGTTGACGCAGCGTTGAAGTTGTTTGAGAGCATGCCGGGGAGGAATGTGGTTTCATGGAATACAATTATCACTGCTTTGGCACAGCGTGGGAGAATTGAGGAAGCAAGGGCGCTTTTTTATCAGATGCCGAGAAGGGATGTAATTTCCTGGACGGCGATGGTGGCAGGTTTGTCTAAACATGGGATGATTGATGAGGCAAGGGAgttgtttgataaaatgccgGAACGCAATGTTGTCTCATGGAACGCGATGATCACTGGTTATGCACAGAATAAAAGGTCAAGGGAGGCTCTTAATTTATTTGAGAGAATGCCAGAGAGGGATGTGCCGTCATGGAATACGATGATCACAGGGCTTATTCACAATGGAGACATACAGAGGGCCAGGGATTTGTTCAATGAGATGCCCCAGAGGAATGTTGTCTCTTGGACTACCATGATCACTGGGTATGTTCAGGATGGGCAAAATGAAGAAGCactaaaaatctttttgaaaatgatgggtGATGATGAGAAAAGGCCTAATCAAGCAACCTTCGTGAGCGTTTTGGGCGCTTGCAGTGATTCGGCAGGTCTTGGGGAAGGAAAGCAAGTTCACCAGGTAATTTGCAAAACACCATACCATGATGATACATTTGTGGCGTCAGCTCTCATAAACATGTACTCAAAATGTGGGGAGTTAGTCACTGCAAGGAAGATGTTTAATGATGGCTTGTGGAGCCAAAGAGATTTGATATCATGGAATTGTATGATCGCAGCTTACGCTCATCATGGATGTGGAAGAGAGGCGATCACTTTGTTCAACCAAATGATAGAATTAGGTTTTAAACCCGATGACTCCACTTATGTGGGGTTACTCTCCGCATGTAGCCATGCTGGTTTAGTGGAGGAGGGCCTAGAGTGCTTCAGCAGACTTGTGCAGGACAAATCCGTGCAGCTGAAAGATGATCACTTTGCATGTTTGATTGATCTGTGTGGTAGAGCTGGTAGGCTGGAGGAAGCTTTTAATTGGATCGAGCAGGTTGTGGACAAGCCATCTGCATGTCTTTGGGGAGCCCTTCTAGCAGGATGCAACTATCATGGGAACACAGAAATTGGCAAGGTGGCTGCGGAGAAGCTTTTCGAGTTGGAACCAGAAAATGCCGGCACATATTTGTTATTGTCTAACATATATGCATCAACAGGGAAATGGAGAGACGCTGCAAGAGTGAGGTCGGAAATGAGGGAGGAAGGTTTAAAGAAGCAGCCAGGTTGTAGCTGGATTGAGGTGGGAAATACGTTTCATGTGTTTGTCGTTGCCGACAAGTCTCATGGTCAAAAGGAGCTTATCTATTCTCTGCTCCGCGATCttcacttgaaaatgagaatgaaGAGGGCTAGTTCTGTACAAAACGATATTGATGTAGCAGACGAGGACTTTTTGGAAGCATGA